In Vagococcus luciliae, one genomic interval encodes:
- a CDS encoding sensor histidine kinase gives MKARLQRLFSKNILMNQLMTIYSLLLVGSIGIILIGYTILTINFAKDDSKKVLDTVSRELTASIQVKDATLSGILWDIALTPNQFDNLNQFMTLPISEYVEYSLDNWRETNNNDFFPNVLNNLFYSFPSIQTIDIVWDGRDDYLHADTRKTNGVFLQGRPVISKDFTLSRPIPIPNTREMVGHIYVTFDDMFLSKDLANDYAIRTFVFDTGHQVVYEHGTSLHNPKIKKIVENFQKTGDLDKTTLQKEAVFNDEVVKGLTVLTILDKSNVTKDILRSLVPVWMVGFFVIAFLLVSLKRVFSNYAKKVNSIVSVTKEVSQGNLSAQIDTTDMKMELCDLSDAVNDMIVSLNQYIQDVYVLEVKQRDAHLRALQSQINPHFMYNTLEYIRMYAISKDQMELADVVFAFSSLLRNNIDQAKTIDLESELRFCEKYVYLYQMRFPDSIAYHFIIDESLKNFTIPKFMIQPLIENYFIHGMDHSRIDNAISVRATIHDSYVEILVEDNGKGITPERLKEVTEKLEGSDTLLSGSIGLENVYQRMQNYFSNGVELVIESQIGVGTKIQIIIYQSKDVSVDV, from the coding sequence ATGAAAGCTAGATTGCAACGTTTATTTTCAAAAAATATTTTAATGAATCAATTAATGACAATTTATAGTTTGTTATTAGTTGGGTCAATTGGAATTATCTTAATTGGTTACACGATTTTGACTATTAATTTTGCAAAAGACGATTCTAAAAAGGTGTTAGATACGGTCTCTAGAGAATTAACAGCGTCTATTCAAGTGAAAGATGCAACGTTGTCTGGGATTTTATGGGATATTGCGTTAACCCCAAATCAATTTGATAATTTAAATCAATTTATGACGTTACCCATTAGTGAATACGTAGAATATTCATTGGATAACTGGCGTGAGACGAATAATAATGATTTTTTCCCAAATGTGTTAAATAATTTGTTTTATAGTTTTCCATCAATTCAAACAATTGACATTGTGTGGGATGGAAGAGATGATTATTTACATGCTGATACTAGAAAAACAAATGGTGTGTTTTTACAAGGAAGACCAGTAATATCAAAGGACTTCACTTTATCACGACCAATTCCTATACCAAATACACGTGAAATGGTTGGACATATTTATGTGACGTTTGATGACATGTTTTTATCAAAAGACTTAGCTAATGATTATGCTATAAGAACGTTTGTATTTGATACTGGGCATCAAGTAGTATACGAGCATGGTACTTCACTTCATAACCCCAAAATAAAAAAAATAGTAGAAAATTTTCAAAAAACAGGTGACCTAGATAAGACAACATTACAAAAAGAAGCAGTCTTTAATGATGAGGTAGTTAAGGGCTTGACTGTGTTAACTATTTTAGATAAATCAAACGTGACGAAAGATATATTACGCTCGCTAGTTCCAGTATGGATGGTAGGGTTCTTTGTCATTGCCTTTTTATTAGTCAGTTTAAAAAGGGTCTTTAGTAACTATGCGAAAAAAGTAAACAGTATTGTATCAGTTACTAAAGAAGTTAGTCAGGGGAATTTGTCAGCGCAAATTGATACAACAGATATGAAAATGGAATTATGTGATTTATCAGATGCGGTGAATGATATGATTGTGAGCTTAAATCAATATATTCAAGATGTTTATGTTCTAGAAGTTAAACAGCGAGATGCTCATTTGCGTGCATTACAGTCACAAATTAACCCTCATTTTATGTATAATACATTAGAATATATTCGCATGTATGCGATTAGCAAAGATCAAATGGAGTTGGCGGATGTTGTTTTTGCTTTTTCATCGTTGTTACGAAACAATATCGATCAAGCTAAAACCATTGACTTAGAATCAGAATTACGTTTTTGTGAAAAATACGTGTACCTGTACCAAATGCGTTTTCCAGACAGTATTGCGTATCATTTTATTATTGATGAATCACTTAAAAATTTTACGATTCCAAAATTTATGATTCAACCATTGATTGAAAATTATTTTATTCATGGAATGGATCATTCGCGTATTGATAATGCTATTAGTGTCAGAGCAACGATACATGACTCTTATGTTGAAATTTTAGTGGAAGATAATGGAAAAGGAATAACGCCAGAAAGATTAAAAGAAGTCACGGAAAAACTAGAAGGTAGTGATACATTATTATCTGGATCGATTGGACTGGAGAATGTGTATCAACGTATGCAAAACTACTTTTCAAATGGAGTTGAATTAGTAATTGAATCACAAATTGGTGTGGGAACTAAAATACAAATCATTATTTATCAATCAAAGGATGTGAGTGTAGATGTATAG
- a CDS encoding response regulator transcription factor, whose protein sequence is MYSVLLVDDEYMILEGLKKIIPWNDLGFEVVSTCRRTEDAIRYLENHSVDLVITDVNMPEKSGIDLIRYMKEKGMASEILILSGYQEFMYVKQGLELGIKGYLLKPVDKNELTEKVMMIKEELNHDRQEKQKERLYNEMLLIRWLNDELNESEYRNFIQHFDVDKLDDYAVIICANDVYTDTIRQYSLAMGQKLCVIQENEDTFYTIIVYHGSKNGLSTFLLQMDQTIEEDYQLSVGELVQEWENVYESYEQALAMMTFSVFYDNKQVLSNSSKNVLNLLDDETFEFMSFNKALMVGDMNETIIKLKGIFSQMRQLAFLPDNVRHVTFLLFTDIYRRFPSLSVAIYNETLEKIKQSHSIKELEDWLIYLLELTESMDGNMQRYSELVQKSMDIIDKEYKEDLTLKRLSEELHVNSVYLGQLVKKETGRSFAQVLNQLRIEKAQDMLLHTDLTINEISFEIGYNNMTYFLKMFRKLNGMTPKEFREKYKK, encoded by the coding sequence ATGTATAGCGTTTTGTTAGTTGATGATGAGTACATGATTTTAGAGGGGTTAAAAAAAATCATCCCATGGAATGACTTAGGATTTGAGGTGGTCTCTACTTGTCGTAGAACAGAGGATGCGATTCGTTATCTGGAGAATCATTCTGTTGATTTAGTTATTACCGATGTTAATATGCCTGAAAAATCAGGGATTGATTTGATTCGTTACATGAAAGAAAAAGGCATGGCCTCAGAAATACTGATTTTATCTGGGTATCAAGAATTTATGTATGTAAAGCAAGGGCTCGAGCTTGGTATTAAAGGCTATTTGTTAAAGCCGGTGGACAAAAATGAACTAACTGAAAAAGTAATGATGATAAAAGAAGAGCTAAATCATGATAGACAAGAAAAACAAAAAGAACGTTTATATAATGAAATGTTATTAATTAGATGGTTAAATGATGAGTTAAATGAATCAGAATACCGTAATTTTATTCAGCATTTTGATGTAGATAAACTGGATGATTATGCTGTTATTATCTGTGCCAATGACGTTTATACGGATACTATAAGGCAATATAGTTTGGCGATGGGACAAAAATTATGTGTAATCCAAGAAAACGAAGATACGTTTTATACGATTATTGTTTATCATGGCTCTAAAAATGGATTATCAACTTTTTTATTACAGATGGATCAGACAATAGAAGAAGATTATCAATTAAGTGTGGGTGAATTGGTACAGGAGTGGGAAAATGTTTATGAAAGTTATGAACAGGCTTTAGCTATGATGACTTTTTCTGTGTTTTATGATAATAAACAAGTTTTGAGTAACTCATCAAAAAACGTGTTGAATCTACTTGATGATGAGACATTTGAGTTTATGTCTTTTAATAAAGCATTAATGGTTGGTGACATGAATGAAACGATTATAAAATTAAAAGGGATATTCTCTCAAATGAGACAACTTGCTTTTTTACCTGATAACGTCCGTCATGTCACGTTTTTATTATTTACGGATATTTATCGCCGATTTCCTTCATTAAGTGTGGCTATTTATAATGAAACATTAGAAAAAATAAAGCAGTCTCATAGTATTAAAGAGTTAGAAGATTGGCTGATTTATTTACTTGAACTAACTGAAAGTATGGATGGGAATATGCAACGTTACTCAGAATTGGTTCAAAAGAGTATGGATATTATCGATAAAGAGTACAAAGAGGATTTGACTTTGAAGCGACTATCTGAAGAACTTCATGTTAATTCAGTTTATCTAGGGCAACTTGTCAAAAAAGAAACTGGACGTAGTTTTGCTCAGGTGTTAAACCAATTACGTATTGAGAAAGCTCAGGATATGTTATTACATACTGATTTAACAATTAATGAGATATCTTTTGAAATTGGGTATAATAATATGACGTATTTTTTAAAAATGTTTCGTAAATTAAATGGTATGACGCCAAAAGAATTCAGAGAAAAATATAAAAAGTAA
- a CDS encoding helix-turn-helix domain-containing protein produces the protein MEKQMFRLLNSTNQQLLTILELISENKRWYTTKEIGLHINVTERTAQRYIHQIRDLTVAFNDYSTKNVMIYFEKYRGIYLESDSGYIELKNYIFEQDETIQLLKHLIVEDGVIIDQYVVDRYISVNSVKSSLKKIKVLFELYDLTLSRQTYAIIGNEKQIRLIIYIMMWTLYKGMKWPFETINEHIMYQTVDLFSETNHLTFSVIQRKQLAYVLSTNLIRLRKKHFIEMEEDWRNYVNMDVLLEKLSFLKNLMQEFNIYSESEVYFYAVVSQIKTKFYESSIFKDEILSYHKRQQSDVYLATQEFMELFQKTFGKIPTDLLDRFFITSFCAHMFSRLFKRVHVDVDGHYVINELNDRYPVLKRKMLEMIHQLYKDTGNDLFLMEDFLLQKYILLFSSVKPLTYYEAEITIYLDTDLPYFVIRDIEERIRHRYKYDYHIVFKTLNETKRIDLVLTNIPNTLEEMNRYSPHVQLFDYPIKERDLIDIGKKLQLLVQEKSEMIQL, from the coding sequence ATGGAAAAGCAAATGTTTCGATTACTAAATTCGACAAACCAACAATTATTAACTATATTGGAACTGATTTCTGAAAATAAACGATGGTATACAACAAAAGAGATTGGATTACATATCAATGTTACTGAAAGAACAGCTCAAAGGTATATACACCAAATACGTGACTTGACGGTAGCATTTAATGATTACTCAACAAAAAATGTTATGATTTATTTTGAAAAATATCGTGGCATTTATCTTGAGAGTGATTCTGGATACATTGAATTAAAGAATTATATTTTTGAGCAAGACGAGACCATTCAACTTTTAAAGCACCTTATTGTAGAAGATGGTGTAATAATTGATCAATATGTAGTAGACCGTTATATTAGCGTTAATTCTGTTAAATCATCGCTTAAAAAAATTAAAGTTTTGTTTGAATTGTATGACTTGACTTTGTCTAGACAAACATACGCTATTATTGGCAATGAAAAACAAATCAGATTAATTATTTATATTATGATGTGGACATTATATAAAGGAATGAAGTGGCCATTTGAAACAATTAATGAGCATATTATGTATCAAACGGTTGATTTGTTTTCTGAAACGAACCACTTAACTTTTTCTGTTATTCAGAGAAAACAGTTAGCTTACGTGCTATCAACAAATTTAATTCGTCTTAGAAAAAAACATTTTATAGAGATGGAAGAAGATTGGCGAAATTATGTTAATATGGATGTTTTACTTGAAAAATTATCCTTTTTGAAAAATTTAATGCAAGAATTTAATATTTATTCTGAGTCAGAAGTTTATTTTTATGCTGTTGTCTCACAAATTAAAACTAAATTTTATGAGTCTTCCATTTTTAAAGACGAAATATTGTCTTACCATAAACGTCAACAATCAGACGTTTATTTGGCTACACAAGAATTTATGGAATTGTTTCAAAAAACGTTTGGTAAGATTCCAACTGATTTGCTAGATCGGTTTTTTATTACCAGTTTTTGTGCACATATGTTTTCACGGTTATTTAAACGAGTTCATGTTGACGTGGACGGTCATTATGTTATTAATGAACTAAATGATCGGTATCCAGTTTTAAAACGTAAGATGTTAGAGATGATTCATCAGTTATATAAAGATACAGGAAATGATTTATTTCTGATGGAAGACTTTTTGTTACAAAAATATATTTTACTTTTTTCATCAGTTAAGCCATTAACATATTATGAGGCAGAAATTACAATTTATCTCGATACAGATTTACCCTATTTTGTGATACGAGATATAGAAGAAAGAATTAGGCATCGTTATAAGTATGATTATCACATAGTATTCAAGACACTTAATGAAACAAAACGAATAGATTTAGTTTTAACTAATATTCCAAATACATTAGAAGAAATGAATCGCTATTCTCCACATGTCCAATTATTTGATTATCCAA
- a CDS encoding carbohydrate ABC transporter permease, producing MREKKKVKKVEIRAFSPKVDLFFSILIALFAISCLIPFIFVIIISLTGESALTANGYSFFPKEWSFEAYKYIFSGNMSAKIVRSFGVTIFVTVVGTIVNATITSLYAYAISRNNFPFKRFFTLFALITMLFVPGMVANYLVMSNLLQLKDTIWALILPLALGPFNILVMRTFFRKNVPDSIIESARIDGASELKIFVRIVLPLAVPGIATISLFAALGYWNDWFNALLYIQNDNLIPLQYLLMKIQNNLDYLAQNAGMSAQVSGGLAALPSESARMAIVVISTLPIAITYPFFQKYFVGGLTIGGVKE from the coding sequence TTGAGAGAAAAAAAGAAAGTCAAAAAAGTTGAAATACGTGCTTTTAGTCCAAAAGTGGATTTGTTTTTCAGTATTTTAATCGCGTTATTTGCTATTTCTTGTTTAATCCCATTTATTTTTGTCATTATTATTTCACTGACAGGTGAATCGGCATTAACAGCAAATGGATATAGCTTTTTCCCAAAAGAGTGGTCATTTGAAGCATACAAATATATTTTCTCTGGAAACATGTCAGCTAAAATTGTACGCTCGTTTGGAGTGACTATCTTCGTCACAGTTGTGGGAACAATTGTAAATGCTACCATAACCAGTTTATATGCTTATGCGATTTCAAGAAATAATTTTCCGTTTAAACGATTTTTTACACTGTTTGCTTTAATTACGATGTTATTTGTACCTGGTATGGTGGCAAATTACTTAGTAATGAGTAACTTACTTCAATTAAAAGATACCATATGGGCATTGATTTTACCGTTAGCCCTTGGACCATTTAATATTTTAGTTATGCGGACTTTCTTTAGAAAAAATGTTCCAGATAGTATTATCGAATCAGCTAGAATTGATGGCGCGAGTGAATTAAAGATTTTTGTTCGTATTGTATTACCACTTGCAGTACCAGGTATTGCAACGATTAGTTTATTTGCAGCTCTTGGGTATTGGAATGACTGGTTTAATGCATTACTTTATATCCAAAATGATAATTTAATTCCATTACAGTATTTATTAATGAAGATTCAAAATAACTTAGACTATCTAGCACAAAATGCAGGAATGAGTGCTCAAGTATCAGGAGGTCTAGCAGCCTTACCAAGCGAGTCAGCTCGTATGGCGATTGTTGTTATTTCAACATTACCTATAGCAATAACCTACCCGTTTTTCCAAAAATATTTTGTTGGCGGATTAACAATTGGTGGAGTAAAAGAATAA
- a CDS encoding ABC transporter substrate-binding protein, whose protein sequence is MKHVKKFLFASTAIVATLALTACGGDKKADDKKSSGKDGDVTTLLMYQIGDKPENYDELMSIANKQIEEAINVKVDLQYIGWGDWDKKMSTIIASGENYDISFASNYVANAQKGAYADLTELAPKYAKDAYEQLDEAYIKGNTIDGKLYAFPVNGNVYGQQVLTFNKEYLDKYNLNIDDVKSYADAEKVLKEFHEKEPNIAPFAIGQSFQLSGDYDYPLGKEYPFAVKNDSKDGIKIINQYDDSEFVSNLELMHKWYEDKLIPTDASTNTTGYPLEGNTWFMREETQGPMDYGDTILSNAAGHPLVSKAITKPLKTTAQAQMANFVVSNVSKNKEKSVEFLGLLNSDPTLLNGLVWGVEGEAWEKVGDNRIKLLDGYKPNMHMAAWNTGNNMILYTQDTLPEEKIKERDESIKNAEVSPILGFNFNTAPVKTEITNIANVMNRYKASLNTGTVDPKETLPKLNKDLETAGWDKVQKEMQSQLDDFLKTSK, encoded by the coding sequence GTGAAACATGTAAAGAAATTTTTATTTGCGTCGACTGCGATTGTGGCAACCCTTGCGTTAACAGCTTGTGGTGGAGATAAAAAAGCAGATGATAAAAAAAGTAGCGGAAAAGATGGTGATGTCACCACTTTATTGATGTATCAAATTGGCGATAAACCAGAAAATTATGATGAGTTGATGTCAATTGCTAATAAGCAAATTGAAGAAGCCATTAATGTAAAAGTTGATTTACAATATATTGGTTGGGGTGATTGGGACAAGAAAATGAGTACCATCATTGCTTCAGGTGAAAACTATGACATCTCTTTTGCTTCAAATTATGTGGCAAATGCACAAAAAGGAGCTTATGCTGATTTAACTGAATTAGCGCCTAAATACGCTAAAGATGCTTATGAGCAGTTGGATGAAGCTTATATTAAAGGGAATACGATTGATGGAAAATTATATGCTTTTCCAGTAAACGGTAATGTATATGGTCAACAAGTTCTAACATTTAATAAAGAATATTTAGATAAATACAATTTAAACATTGATGATGTTAAATCATATGCAGATGCTGAAAAAGTATTAAAGGAATTTCATGAAAAAGAACCTAATATAGCGCCATTTGCTATTGGACAATCGTTCCAATTATCAGGAGATTATGATTATCCATTAGGAAAAGAGTACCCATTTGCTGTTAAAAATGATAGTAAAGATGGTATCAAAATTATCAACCAATATGATGATTCTGAATTTGTATCAAACTTAGAATTAATGCATAAATGGTATGAAGACAAATTAATTCCAACAGACGCATCAACAAACACAACAGGCTATCCTTTAGAAGGTAATACTTGGTTTATGCGTGAAGAAACACAAGGACCTATGGATTATGGTGATACAATTTTAAGTAATGCTGCTGGTCATCCATTGGTGTCAAAAGCAATTACGAAACCATTGAAAACAACAGCACAAGCTCAAATGGCAAACTTTGTTGTATCAAATGTTTCTAAAAACAAAGAAAAATCAGTCGAATTTTTAGGATTATTAAATAGTGACCCAACTTTATTAAATGGATTAGTTTGGGGTGTTGAAGGCGAAGCGTGGGAAAAAGTTGGTGACAATCGTATTAAATTATTAGACGGTTATAAACCAAATATGCACATGGCTGCTTGGAATACAGGGAACAACATGATTTTATACACACAAGATACATTACCAGAAGAAAAAATTAAAGAACGTGATGAAAGCATAAAAAATGCAGAAGTTTCTCCAATTTTAGGGTTCAACTTTAATACAGCACCTGTAAAAACTGAAATTACTAACATCGCAAATGTGATGAATCGTTATAAAGCCAGTTTAAATACAGGAACAGTTGATCCAAAAGAAACATTACCAAAATTAAATAAAGATTTGGAAACTGCAGGATGGGATAAAGTACAAAAAGAAATGCAATCTCAATTGGATGACTTTTTAAAGACAAGTAAATAA
- the glsA gene encoding glutaminase A, with translation MNQKELEQLVIKNKSYCSEGQNAHYIPALAKVNPNQLGITLYNIKTRDMLSAGESSVKFAIESISKVPALLLAIEDNGLSNVLNHINTEATGFSFNSPLNMEINHDKHPLNPFVNIGAIETTSLIQGSSPDDCYSRLLSFIKEICHDNTISLNEEIYQSEAKTGDINRSLAYYLKGNNMLSKEVEGVLEVYFKQCSLNVTTENIAMMASVLANKGIKPWDNKRLISEESATLVKSVMTTAGLYDESGEFSAHVGIPGKSGVGGGLMGVSPNQFGIGVFSPPLDKSGNSLAGVRLLKDVVTKLHLNIFD, from the coding sequence ATGAATCAAAAGGAATTAGAACAATTGGTGATAAAAAATAAATCATATTGTAGTGAAGGCCAAAACGCTCATTATATCCCAGCTCTAGCAAAAGTGAATCCCAACCAGCTAGGGATAACTTTGTATAATATAAAAACAAGGGATATGTTATCAGCGGGAGAGTCTTCTGTTAAATTTGCTATTGAGAGTATCTCAAAAGTGCCAGCGTTATTGTTAGCCATTGAGGACAATGGTTTGTCTAATGTATTAAATCATATAAATACTGAAGCCACTGGTTTTTCTTTTAATTCACCTCTTAATATGGAAATAAATCACGATAAACACCCACTTAATCCTTTTGTTAATATAGGGGCTATTGAAACAACATCGTTAATTCAGGGAAGTTCTCCTGATGACTGTTATAGTAGATTGCTAAGCTTTATTAAAGAAATCTGTCATGATAATACCATTTCTTTAAATGAGGAAATCTATCAGTCAGAGGCAAAAACTGGAGATATTAATCGTTCACTAGCTTATTATTTAAAAGGGAATAACATGCTCTCAAAAGAGGTTGAAGGCGTATTGGAAGTTTATTTTAAGCAGTGTTCTTTGAATGTAACCACTGAAAATATCGCCATGATGGCAAGTGTTTTAGCCAATAAAGGAATTAAACCATGGGATAATAAGCGACTTATTTCAGAGGAATCTGCCACACTGGTTAAATCTGTTATGACAACTGCTGGATTGTATGATGAGTCGGGTGAGTTTTCTGCACATGTTGGTATACCAGGTAAGAGTGGTGTTGGTGGGGGATTGATGGGTGTTTCGCCCAATCAATTTGGGATTGGAGTATTTAGTCCACCACTAGATAAGTCAGGAAATAGTTTGGCAGGGGTGAGATTATTAAAAGACGTAGTAACTAAATTACATTTAAATATCTTTGATTAA
- a CDS encoding YesL family protein has translation MIDKGFKGVWLIVKLNLLFVLFSLCGLVVFGVGPALQMMNDLFVESEFDYKEITFHKAWISFKSHFVRSNQLFWLYNGCLAILFYNLYLSVQLKGLLWLIIDFLLLTMSLLIFVSYQYVLVYESEYELPILQLIKLSCISVFLSFSSFLKLLIGIAIILGFSWGMKGLLLFATFALWTAWNNIATKHNREFVEKRLVGNES, from the coding sequence ATGATTGACAAAGGATTTAAAGGCGTATGGTTAATAGTTAAATTAAATTTATTGTTTGTACTATTTAGTTTATGTGGACTAGTTGTGTTTGGTGTGGGTCCAGCACTTCAAATGATGAATGATTTATTTGTTGAGTCTGAATTTGATTACAAAGAAATAACCTTTCATAAAGCGTGGATATCATTTAAAAGTCATTTTGTGCGGAGTAACCAATTGTTTTGGTTATACAATGGCTGTTTAGCTATTTTATTTTATAATTTATACTTATCTGTCCAGCTTAAGGGTTTGTTATGGTTAATCATCGACTTTTTATTATTAACCATGAGTTTACTCATTTTCGTGTCTTATCAATATGTATTAGTGTATGAATCAGAGTATGAGTTACCGATATTACAGTTAATTAAATTATCGTGCATTAGTGTCTTTTTAAGTTTTTCTTCTTTTTTAAAATTATTAATTGGGATTGCTATTATTTTAGGATTTAGTTGGGGAATGAAAGGTTTATTGCTTTTTGCTACATTTGCACTGTGGACAGCATGGAATAATATTGCAACAAAACATAACCGAGAGTTTGTTGAAAAAAGGTTAGTGGGAAATGAAAGCTAG
- a CDS encoding ABC transporter permease yields MGNKLKKTWSDIVRYKALILMALPGMIWFIFFFYIPVMANVVAFKDFRISPDGFFASLKQSPWVGFENFKFLFSSSDAWLITRNTLVYNIVFLAFNLFFAIAFAIIMSELRNKRAVKVYHTMSLLPYFLSWVVISYFVYAFLSPDKGIINHLLLSNGKTPINWYADPKWWPLIFVILNVWKSLGYNSIIYYASVMGIDPTYYEAAMVDGASKWQQIKNVTIPQIIPMMSVLLILNIGGIFRADFGMFYSVPMNSGALYQVTSVLDTYIYNGMTATGDIGMSAAASLYQSVVGSTLLLGTNAIVRKLDPDAALF; encoded by the coding sequence ATGGGCAATAAATTAAAAAAAACATGGTCTGACATTGTTCGGTACAAGGCATTAATTTTGATGGCTTTACCAGGCATGATTTGGTTTATTTTTTTCTTCTATATTCCAGTAATGGCTAATGTCGTTGCCTTTAAAGACTTTAGAATATCTCCAGATGGTTTTTTTGCTAGTTTAAAACAGAGTCCTTGGGTCGGATTTGAAAATTTTAAATTTTTATTTTCCTCAAGTGATGCATGGTTAATTACTAGAAATACATTGGTTTATAATATTGTATTTTTAGCATTTAATTTGTTTTTTGCTATAGCGTTTGCCATTATCATGAGTGAGTTGAGAAATAAACGAGCAGTAAAAGTTTATCATACGATGTCTTTACTGCCATATTTCTTGTCTTGGGTAGTTATTTCCTATTTTGTATACGCATTCTTAAGTCCAGATAAAGGTATCATTAATCATTTGCTATTATCAAATGGAAAAACACCAATTAATTGGTATGCTGATCCAAAATGGTGGCCATTGATTTTTGTTATCTTAAATGTATGGAAGAGTTTGGGATACAACAGTATTATCTACTATGCATCAGTTATGGGGATTGATCCAACGTATTATGAAGCAGCAATGGTGGACGGTGCAAGTAAGTGGCAACAAATCAAAAATGTAACCATTCCACAAATTATCCCAATGATGAGTGTGTTATTAATTTTAAACATTGGTGGTATTTTTAGAGCAGACTTTGGTATGTTCTACTCTGTTCCAATGAATTCTGGTGCATTGTATCAAGTGACATCTGTGCTGGATACTTATATTTATAATGGTATGACGGCAACAGGGGACATTGGGATGTCAGCTGCAGCAAGTTTATATCAATCAGTTGTAGGAAGTACCTTATTATTAGGGACCAATGCAATTGTTAGAAAATTAGATCCAGATGCAGCATTATTCTAA